A window from Lachnoanaerobaculum umeaense encodes these proteins:
- a CDS encoding DUF1292 domain-containing protein, translating into MDDKNLFENGIVEEGNVSVSITLEDDTVLECVVLNIFSAGDREYIAVMPEDDNDEGTVYLYRYSETKEGQPELTNIETDEEYEIVAEAFDELLDEEEFEELFDEDDL; encoded by the coding sequence ATGGACGATAAGAATTTATTTGAAAACGGTATAGTAGAAGAAGGTAATGTATCAGTTTCTATAACACTTGAGGATGATACAGTCCTTGAGTGCGTTGTACTCAATATCTTCAGTGCCGGAGACAGAGAGTATATTGCTGTAATGCCTGAGGATGATAATGATGAAGGTACAGTATATCTTTACAGATATTCAGAGACCAAAGAAGGTCAGCCTGAACTTACAAATATAGAAACTGATGAGGAATATGAGATAGTAGCAGAGGCTTTTGACGAGCTTCTTGATGAGGAAGAGTTTGAAGAATTATTTGATGAGGATGATTTATAA